GCGCTGAACCCGGCACAGCAAGCCATCCTCGTTGACCGCCGCATTCAATCGGCGGTGCCGGCGGCGGCAACCGGCGATTAATTCATCACATCCCGAAGCTCAATTTGATTTGGCGGCTTTGACTTTGATGGGGTCGAGCGTGTCGTCGGTGATCGTCGCGTCGCTGTTGCCGTCTTTATAGTCGGCCTTCACCTGATACATCCCCGGCGTAAACCGTGCCGGGTCAACCAGCAGGTATTCCTGATTCATCACGCAATTGCGATTCGCCGGCTGGCTGATAAAGCGGGCGACCTCCTGATTATCCGCGAGGCGGACGAAACGAAAAGTGACCGCCGTATTGGGCCGCACATTCGCCGCCGCCAGCAAGACGCGCTCGCCCTGGCGAACGAAGCCGCCGCCATCCACATAATTCACGAACGCGTGGCTGAAACCGCTGCAATCACGATCCGTCGCGAAGCGAAACGTCGTCGCCGCGTTGCTGCCGGCGCGGTCTATGCCATTGCGCTGGATGCCGATTTGGTCGGGGCCATCGGGCGTGAAGTTCACGTCCGAGCATTGATTGTTACAGCCCAACTGGCCGCGCCCCGAAGCAAAGAAATTGTTATTGAAACGGTTGTGATGCGTCGCATTGACGGGGCTCAGAAACGAGCTGCGAATCTGCAAGCCAAACTCTGCCGTCGCCGCGCCAAAGATGCGATTCCGCTCAAACGTGCTGTAACGAATGCCACAAACCAGATCGAGCCCCGAACCGCCCTGCACGCCGTTTGCGCCGCCGAACTGGCTGGCGTCGTTGTCGCTCACCAGCAGGTTTTCGAGCGGCGGCTCGTCGCCGACACTGCACGCCTGCAACTTGATGCCGCGCCCCTGCGAGCATTCAGGGCAGTTGATGTTGGCTGCGCCGATGATCGTGTTGCCCACGACAAGGGTGCCGCTGCTATCGCCCGTGTAATTGAGCGACGGCGAGCTGTTGACGACTTCAATACCAAAGGCGACCCGCGTCAGACGATTGTTCTGGACGATGGCGTTGGCCGAGTTTTGAATGATGATGCCTTCGCGTCCCGCCGAGGCGCTGCCAATCTCGACGGTAAACCCGACATCGGCGATCTCGTTGTCGGCAACCGTCACGCTTTCGGAATTGACCACCAGGATGCCGCCCCAGTTGGCGCCGCCGCTGGTGTAGCCTGCATCGCCGTAGCGCGAGCCTTTGACGCGCACCTGGCTGACCTCTGAGCCGGGCGAGCGGTTCACGGCAATCGTCGAGTTGCCTTCATAGCCGCAATCGCGCCGCAGGTTGCTCAGATCGATCTCCAGGCCGCGCACCACGGCCGCGCGCGAGCGCAGGACCTGAATCACCCCTTTATACGGCGACGATTGCTGCTCAATCAACGGCCAGTGATTTTGACAATCGATCTGCTGCGGCACCAGTCGGGTCGCGTCCATGCCTTTGCCGACCAGTGTCACGCCGGAAACGTCTGTCGTCTTGGCGCCCGGAAAGACAATGGCGTCGTAGAGCAGAAAGGTTCCGGCGGTGAGCTTGGCGCGGCCTTTGGTGACCAGGCATTGATTGATGACTTTGGCGTCATCCTGGCCCGCGCCGGCAGGCGCAAGCCGCTTGCAGTTCTGCGCCCGCGCCGCTGCCGGCAGGATCAGGGCGAGAAGAATAAGCGCAATGATGACTTGAGGACGATTGTACTGCATGGCTGTCGGGCGGGAAGTCTAAACCAGCCTTCGGCGCGATGCAAGCAGTGCCGACACGGAGACGCGGGGATACAGCGACACGGAGACACGGAGACACGGGGACGCGGAGAATGGGAACTTAGCAACAAGGCTTGATGTTGTTCCTTCACCGTGTCGCCGCATCGCCGCGTCGCCGTGTCGCCGCGTCGCCGCGTCGCCGCGTCTCCTTGAGTCGCTTCGCCGGCGGATGGTAGTATGCGCCGCGTCCATCAATCAGGCGATAACCCGAAAGGAACTTCACGAATGGAAGCCGTCTCTGACCGCGCAGAGGTCAAGCCTGTGGCCAGTCCGCCGCCGCGCCGCCGTCTGCTCGTCCGCTGGGGGGTGGTGCTGATGGCCGGCCTCGTCATTTTTATCCTCCCGCATCCGAGCGCGATCACGACGCAATCATGGGGGCTGCTGGCCATCTTCGTCGCCACCATCGTCGGCATGATCGTTCAGCCAATGCCCGGCGGCGCGATGGTGCTGTTGGGCGTAGCGGCGCTGGCGCTCACCGGCGCGCTGCCGGTGCGGCAAGCGCTCAGCGGTTACGGCGACCCCGTAGTGTGGCTGGTGCTCGCGGCATTCTTCATGTCACGCGGCATGATTAAGACGGGGCTGGGCCGCCGCATCGCCTTCTGGTTCATCCGCGCCCTCGGCAAGCGCTCGCTCGGCCTGGGTTATGCGCTGGTGGCGACAGACGTGTTGATGGGCACTTTCATTCCTTCGACCGGGGCGCGCTCCGGCGGCATCATCTTTCCCATCGCCAAGAGCCTCGCCGAAGCCTACGACTCGCACCCCGGCCCGACGGCGCGGCGGCTCGGCGCATTTTTGATGACGATGCTCTATCAGTGCGAAGTCATCATCTGCGCAATGTTTCTGACCGGGCAGGCATCGAACCCGGCGATTGCCAAATTCGCCGGCCAGCTCACGGGCATGGACTTGAGCTACAGCCGCTGGATGCTTGGCGCGATTGTGCCGGGCGTGATCTCGCTTACAGTCGTGCCGCTGTTGATCTATCGGCTCTTCCCGCCAGAGATCAAGCGGACGCCGGTGGCTTCGACGATGGCGGCCAGCGAGCTTGAAAAGATGGGGCCGATGACGCGCGCTGAAAAGCTGATGATGATGGTCTTCGCGCTGGTCGCGCTGCTATGGATGACGACGGCGCTGCATCACATCGATTACGCCGTGGTGGCGCTGGTCGGCATCGGCGTCTTGCTCTTGAGCGGCGTGCTCGATTGGGGCGATGTGCTGGGCGAGCGCAGCGCCTGGGACGTCTTCATCTGGTATGGCGGCTTGATTCGCATGGCCGAGGCGCTGGGCGAATCGGGCATCACCAAGCAGTTCGCCGACGCCGTGGCGGGTTTCACGACCGGTTGGATGTGGTGGGGCGCGCTGGCGGCGTTGCTGCTGGTCTATTTTTACGCGCACTATGGATTTGCCAGCATCACGGCGCACGCGACGGCGATGTATCTGCCGTTCCTCGCGGTCATCCTGCTGGCGGGCGCGCCGCCCTACGCGGCGGCCTTGCTGCTCGCCTATTGCTCGAACCTGATGGCCGGGCTGACGCACTATGGCACGACGCCGGGGCCGATCTATTTCGGCGCCGGCTACGTCAGGCAACAGACGTGGTGGTGGCTAGGCTTTCTTGCCTCTGTGCCGAACCTCATCATCTGGGCCACCGCCGGCTTTCTCTGGTGGAAGCTGCTCGGCTGGTGGTAAAGCCGCCGGGTCGAATTTTTGGCGAGCCAAGCAACGCGCGGGCGTAGTCGTTTGCTCTAACCGGGAAAGCATCAACAGGAGGAAGACCCGTATGAGCAGCGAGCCATTGCGGCAAACGGCACGGCGCATCGGCATCTCAGGCGCGGCGCGCCGTGGGTTGATTGTCGCCTTGTGCCTGTTCGCCTTCGCGGCGACGGCGGCGGCGCAAAACCGTATCCCGAATGACGATTATAGCGACAAGCTGATTAGCGTCAGCGTCCGTGAAGTGATTCTCGAAGCGATAGATTTTCAGGACCAGACGGCACGCATGAGCATCGCGCTCGACGTCAAGAATCCGCTGCCGCTGAAGCTGAAAGACTTCGATTACCGCCTGCGGCTCTATGGGCTTGAGGCGATCACCGGCGATTACGACGGCGAGATGAAGCTGGGCGGCAAGCGGCCTTTGCGCATCAACCTGCCGGTGCGCTTGAACCTGCGGGCGATTCCGCAGATCATCTGGTCGGCGTTCAGGAACAGCGGGCGCTTGAAATTCGATCTCGACACCGCCTTCACGCTGCCGCTGTTCGTCATCGAGAAGCGCTTCGACAAGACGTTTTCCGGCGACGTGCCGCTGAAGAGTTTAGTCGACGCGGCGACCATGCTGCGCGCCAGCAAGCTTGGGTTTTGATGGCTTGTCGGCGCGCGTCACTGCTTGGTCGAATTCGCTTTCTCATCTGTTGCCGGCGTCATCTTGTCCGCCAGCGCCAGCTTTGCCAGGTCGTTGGCCACGGCTTGCGGGTTGGCGCGCTGGTTATTGCACAGCACGATGACGACCGCTTTGACATCGGGATAGCGCGCAATGAAGGTCACGAAGCCATCAATGCCGCCGCTGTGCGCGATCACCTTGAGACCCCGTTGATTGCCCATCCCCCAGCCGTAGCCATAATTGTTCTTGACCGGCGTGAACATCAAGTCGAGCGACTTTTTTGAAATCAGCTTTTCGGTATAGAGCGCCTGATCCCACAGGTAGAGGTCTTCGACCGTCGAGTACAATGCGCCCGCCGAAAACGGAATCGTCATGTCGAGGTATCGCGCATTCATCATCGTGCCGCCCTGCGGCATGTACCCGGCGGCGCGGCGCGGCAAGACCTGGGCGTTGTGGTCGTAGCCGGTATTTTTCATGCCCAGCGGCGTGAAGATGTTCTCTTGCAGGAACGCTTCATACGACTTGCCCGATACTTTCTCGATCACATGCCCAAGCAGCACATACCCTGAATTGCTGTAGCTCCATTTCT
This sequence is a window from Blastocatellia bacterium. Protein-coding genes within it:
- a CDS encoding right-handed parallel beta-helix repeat-containing protein; protein product: MQYNRPQVIIALILLALILPAAARAQNCKRLAPAGAGQDDAKVINQCLVTKGRAKLTAGTFLLYDAIVFPGAKTTDVSGVTLVGKGMDATRLVPQQIDCQNHWPLIEQQSSPYKGVIQVLRSRAAVVRGLEIDLSNLRRDCGYEGNSTIAVNRSPGSEVSQVRVKGSRYGDAGYTSGGANWGGILVVNSESVTVADNEIADVGFTVEIGSASAGREGIIIQNSANAIVQNNRLTRVAFGIEVVNSSPSLNYTGDSSGTLVVGNTIIGAANINCPECSQGRGIKLQACSVGDEPPLENLLVSDNDASQFGGANGVQGGSGLDLVCGIRYSTFERNRIFGAATAEFGLQIRSSFLSPVNATHHNRFNNNFFASGRGQLGCNNQCSDVNFTPDGPDQIGIQRNGIDRAGSNAATTFRFATDRDCSGFSHAFVNYVDGGGFVRQGERVLLAAANVRPNTAVTFRFVRLADNQEVARFISQPANRNCVMNQEYLLVDPARFTPGMYQVKADYKDGNSDATITDDTLDPIKVKAAKSN
- a CDS encoding DASS family sodium-coupled anion symporter gives rise to the protein MEAVSDRAEVKPVASPPPRRRLLVRWGVVLMAGLVIFILPHPSAITTQSWGLLAIFVATIVGMIVQPMPGGAMVLLGVAALALTGALPVRQALSGYGDPVVWLVLAAFFMSRGMIKTGLGRRIAFWFIRALGKRSLGLGYALVATDVLMGTFIPSTGARSGGIIFPIAKSLAEAYDSHPGPTARRLGAFLMTMLYQCEVIICAMFLTGQASNPAIAKFAGQLTGMDLSYSRWMLGAIVPGVISLTVVPLLIYRLFPPEIKRTPVASTMAASELEKMGPMTRAEKLMMMVFALVALLWMTTALHHIDYAVVALVGIGVLLLSGVLDWGDVLGERSAWDVFIWYGGLIRMAEALGESGITKQFADAVAGFTTGWMWWGALAALLLVYFYAHYGFASITAHATAMYLPFLAVILLAGAPPYAAALLLAYCSNLMAGLTHYGTTPGPIYFGAGYVRQQTWWWLGFLASVPNLIIWATAGFLWWKLLGWW
- a CDS encoding LEA type 2 family protein → MSSEPLRQTARRIGISGAARRGLIVALCLFAFAATAAAQNRIPNDDYSDKLISVSVREVILEAIDFQDQTARMSIALDVKNPLPLKLKDFDYRLRLYGLEAITGDYDGEMKLGGKRPLRINLPVRLNLRAIPQIIWSAFRNSGRLKFDLDTAFTLPLFVIEKRFDKTFSGDVPLKSLVDAATMLRASKLGF
- a CDS encoding serine hydrolase domain-containing protein — protein: MREINRRLMAVIALCLMLAATAAAQTKAASDDLQLKADERLNAAVKANQFSGAVFVARDGRVLLSKGYGMANLEDEVPNTPQTKFRLGSITKQFTATAIMMLQEQGKLSVQDSICKYVADCPAVWQPVTLHHLLSHTGGVPNFTSFPDYQKTMSLPTTVEALVGRFKDKPLDFQPGEKWSYSNSGYVLLGHVIEKVSGKSYEAFLQENIFTPLGMKNTGYDHNAQVLPRRAAGYMPQGGTMMNARYLDMTIPFSAGALYSTVEDLYLWDQALYTEKLISKKSLDLMFTPVKNNYGYGWGMGNQRGLKVIAHSGGIDGFVTFIARYPDVKAVVIVLCNNQRANPQAVANDLAKLALADKMTPATDEKANSTKQ